The following coding sequences are from one Malaciobacter pacificus window:
- a CDS encoding transposase, producing MQIESKIIGIINDKLKNPIYETLRLLNMKTILTKSNFSKKEGVAVHMVVLHFVYMLVMNKKISTFMDQSNDSFKKDVYYRLLSNTSYNWRKLLSLSSLKILSLLHKVQDSKLVRVLILDDTVEDKVGKNIEGSCDNLWSNKAKRKIRGVNVVSLNYSDGYSNFMLDFAIAMNSYARVKIEEFTNIIDHRTNAHKRRLESLKGKSQIAIEMIKRAVASGIYADYLLVDSWYSKPVFIETMNELGLQVISRMVNNDRIWNFTGEKKTLDGIYNKFKKLKSIKMGQYGKKIKFEYFSTIVEHKKAGKLKIVFIKTKENLIPIVSTNLILSDEEIIDIYKRRWDIEQGYKELREHFGFGKEENRIYEALIARITLSFFTYNVVSYINRISNEPKTIGGLFKDLECELHTLAIAMQAFLAILDEIAKIEEVVNRNEDFTAIIDLLRDVTGKLLGFRCES from the coding sequence ATGCAGATAGAATCCAAGATCATCGGTATTATAAACGATAAGTTAAAAAATCCAATCTATGAAACATTACGTTTGTTAAATATGAAAACTATTTTAACCAAGAGCAATTTTTCTAAAAAAGAGGGAGTTGCTGTTCATATGGTTGTATTACATTTTGTATATATGCTGGTTATGAATAAAAAAATATCAACCTTTATGGATCAAAGTAATGATAGTTTCAAAAAAGATGTATATTATCGATTACTTTCCAATACTTCTTATAATTGGAGAAAACTATTATCTCTTAGTTCTTTAAAGATCTTATCACTACTTCATAAAGTGCAAGATTCAAAGCTAGTAAGAGTTCTTATACTTGATGATACTGTTGAAGATAAAGTTGGTAAAAATATAGAGGGAAGTTGTGACAACCTTTGGAGCAATAAAGCAAAGAGAAAAATCAGAGGTGTAAATGTTGTATCACTAAACTATAGTGATGGTTATTCAAATTTTATGTTGGACTTTGCAATTGCTATGAACAGTTATGCAAGGGTAAAGATAGAAGAGTTTACAAATATTATTGATCATCGAACCAATGCACATAAGCGAAGATTGGAAAGCTTAAAAGGGAAATCACAAATTGCTATAGAGATGATTAAAAGAGCAGTAGCTAGTGGTATATATGCAGATTATCTGCTTGTAGATAGCTGGTATTCTAAACCTGTATTTATAGAAACTATGAATGAACTTGGATTGCAAGTCATTTCAAGAATGGTAAACAATGACAGGATATGGAATTTTACAGGAGAGAAAAAGACCCTTGATGGCATCTATAACAAATTTAAAAAGCTTAAATCTATCAAGATGGGTCAATATGGCAAAAAGATAAAGTTTGAGTATTTTTCAACCATAGTTGAACATAAAAAAGCTGGTAAATTAAAAATTGTTTTTATAAAAACAAAAGAGAATTTAATACCAATCGTATCAACCAATCTTATACTTAGTGATGAAGAGATTATAGATATTTATAAAAGACGATGGGATATAGAACAAGGGTATAAAGAACTTCGTGAACACTTTGGATTCGGAAAAGAAGAGAATCGAATCTATGAAGCTTTGATAGCCAGAATTACACTATCTTTTTTTACATACAATGTTGTTAGCTATATAAATCGTATCAGCAATGAACCTAAAACAATTGGTGGATTGTTTAAAGATTTAGAATGTGAACTTCATACTCTAGCAATAGCTATGCAAGCATTTTTAGCTATTTTAGATGAGATTGCAAAAATTGAAGAAGTTGTCAATAGAAATGAGGATTTTACAGCTATCATTGATCTATTAAGAGATGTGACTGGAAAATTGCTTGGTTTTAGGTGCGAAAGTTAA
- a CDS encoding methyl-accepting chemotaxis protein encodes MLDFVTKKISNKIILPLLVLMTLSSLAVVYFTTEKVSSDSIAKTKENLEMLNSAMFQSLRNAMNTGDPAQIQKAEDDARAIKGVKNLTVAKSKPLMELYGSTSPFTKDTDVISVFDSKKSALLETDDENGHNLRMIKPMIATQECLMCHANQQEGDVIGVMDLTFSLDESDSQIDELVIDILIISTVLGWITIGLIFIIVKKATNPITKLKKGFENLLNSNDSNIKLEVESKDEIGEVSSLFNQYMKKVRDGLHQDELVIEEASDVLEKTKNGFFVYNVNKKASNPHVEDLKNKLNHMIESTKETLDRINETLRSYSESKYDFKINDDGIYGDLGSLTAGIKLVGNNTSEILAMVMNTGNNLNENTKVLSEASRNLSISSNQQAASLEETAATLEQITSNIQNNTQATVNMAHLAQNVTKSANKGQSLANETAVSMDEINSKVTAINEAIDVIDQIAFQTNILSLNAAVEAATAGEAGKGFAVVAQEVRNLASRSAEAAKEIKDLVEDASTKAHEGKSISDEMIKGYEELNTNISDTIEIINHVATASKEQENGIVQINDAINTLDRATQKNAQVSEQISSMASEIANMSSSLVTAASRASFIQDALDKVDDVDLVYDTAQLKVDILNTKDKVYSQLGTYQNFEIERNKTLDEWSSKHISSGKNVDPNLMNDIKELQKEFHDDLQNLVT; translated from the coding sequence ATGTTGGATTTTGTAACAAAAAAAATAAGCAATAAAATCATATTACCTCTACTTGTTTTAATGACATTAAGTAGTTTAGCGGTTGTATATTTTACAACAGAAAAGGTTAGTAGTGATTCAATAGCTAAGACTAAAGAAAATTTAGAAATGCTGAATTCAGCCATGTTCCAAAGTTTAAGAAATGCAATGAACACAGGAGACCCTGCACAAATTCAAAAAGCAGAAGATGATGCAAGAGCAATAAAAGGTGTGAAAAACCTTACTGTAGCAAAAAGTAAACCTCTAATGGAGTTATATGGTTCAACAAGCCCTTTTACAAAAGATACGGATGTAATATCTGTATTTGATTCTAAAAAATCAGCATTACTTGAAACAGATGATGAAAATGGCCATAATTTAAGAATGATAAAACCAATGATAGCTACTCAAGAGTGTCTAATGTGTCATGCTAATCAACAAGAAGGTGATGTTATAGGTGTAATGGATTTAACATTTTCACTTGATGAATCAGATTCTCAAATAGATGAGCTTGTAATTGATATTTTAATTATATCTACTGTTCTTGGTTGGATAACTATTGGACTAATATTTATTATCGTGAAAAAAGCAACTAACCCTATTACAAAATTAAAAAAAGGATTTGAAAACCTTTTAAATTCAAATGATTCAAATATCAAACTTGAAGTAGAATCTAAAGATGAAATTGGAGAAGTATCTTCATTATTTAATCAATATATGAAAAAAGTGAGAGATGGACTACATCAAGATGAATTAGTTATTGAAGAGGCAAGTGATGTTTTAGAAAAAACGAAAAATGGTTTCTTTGTTTATAATGTTAATAAAAAAGCTTCTAATCCACATGTAGAAGATTTAAAAAATAAACTTAATCATATGATAGAAAGTACAAAAGAGACACTTGACAGGATTAATGAAACATTGAGATCTTATTCAGAATCAAAGTATGATTTCAAAATTAATGATGATGGAATTTATGGAGATTTAGGTTCATTAACAGCAGGTATAAAGCTTGTTGGAAATAATACTTCAGAAATTTTAGCAATGGTTATGAATACAGGTAACAACTTAAATGAAAATACAAAAGTATTATCAGAAGCATCAAGAAATTTATCAATATCATCAAATCAACAAGCTGCATCTTTAGAAGAAACAGCTGCAACTTTAGAACAAATAACTTCTAATATACAAAATAACACTCAAGCAACAGTAAACATGGCTCATTTAGCTCAAAATGTTACAAAATCAGCAAATAAAGGACAATCTTTAGCAAATGAAACTGCTGTATCTATGGATGAAATAAATAGCAAAGTTACAGCTATTAATGAAGCTATTGATGTTATTGATCAAATAGCATTCCAAACAAACATTCTATCACTAAATGCAGCAGTTGAAGCTGCAACTGCTGGTGAAGCAGGTAAAGGATTTGCTGTAGTTGCACAAGAGGTTAGAAACTTAGCTTCAAGAAGTGCAGAGGCTGCTAAAGAGATTAAAGATTTAGTAGAAGATGCTAGTACTAAAGCCCATGAAGGTAAATCAATTTCAGATGAAATGATTAAAGGTTATGAAGAATTAAATACTAATATTTCAGATACTATTGAAATAATTAACCACGTTGCAACAGCTTCAAAAGAACAAGAAAATGGAATAGTTCAAATAAATGATGCAATAAATACATTAGATAGAGCAACTCAAAAAAATGCCCAAGTCTCTGAACAAATTTCAAGTATGGCATCTGAAATAGCTAATATGTCAAGCTCATTAGTAACAGCTGCTTCAAGAGCTTCATTTATTCAAGATGCTCTTGACAAAGTAGATGATGTAGATTTAGTATATGATACAGCTCAATTAAAAGTTGATATTCTAAATACAAAAGATAAAGTTTACTCTCAATTAGGAACATATCAAAACTTTGAAATTGAGAGAAATAAAACTTTAGATGAATGGAGTTCAAAACATATTAGTTCAGGGAAAAATGTCGATCCTAACTTAATGAATGATATAAAAGAGCTTCAAAAAGAGTTCCATGATGACCTGCAAAATTTAGTAACTTAA
- the ruvA gene encoding Holliday junction branch migration protein RuvA has protein sequence MIVGLVGKIIKKEPTLLNVNVNGIIYEVFVSLNCSSKIVSDEITLVTTHIIREDSQTLYGFLDPNEKKLFDTVIKINGVGPKVALAICSTFTPTSFAQIVNENDISMLKRVPGIGPKGASRILVELSGFVISGDDALNDHSSNSTLEASLALESLGFKKDLVSKVLKTCVGNNTSDLVKEALKKLQK, from the coding sequence ATGATTGTAGGGCTTGTAGGCAAAATAATTAAAAAAGAACCGACGTTATTAAACGTCAATGTAAATGGAATTATTTATGAAGTTTTTGTCTCATTAAATTGCAGTTCAAAAATAGTTTCAGATGAAATTACTTTAGTTACAACTCATATTATTAGAGAAGATTCTCAAACTTTATATGGTTTTCTAGATCCAAATGAAAAAAAATTATTTGATACGGTTATAAAAATAAATGGAGTTGGTCCTAAAGTGGCATTAGCTATTTGTTCAACCTTTACTCCAACTTCTTTTGCACAAATAGTTAATGAAAATGATATATCAATGCTAAAAAGAGTTCCTGGAATTGGACCTAAAGGTGCAAGTAGAATTTTAGTTGAATTATCTGGATTTGTAATATCAGGGGATGATGCTTTAAATGATCACTCTTCAAATAGTACTTTAGAAGCATCTTTAGCCTTAGAATCATTAGGTTTCAAAAAAGATTTAGTATCAAAAGTTTTAAAAACTTGTGTAGGAAATAATACAAGTGATCTTGTAAAAGAAGCACTTAAAAAATTACAAAAATAA
- a CDS encoding D-alanine--D-alanine ligase yields the protein MKIAIVFGGISFEHEISIVSSIAMKDVLKNELVYLFLDSSRELYHIPTDVIKSKLFSSGEYKKFDKVYLQKGGFYKKGGLLSKNKAIDYDLVLSLMHGGDGEDGIFSSVLDFYGIPFIAPRTEACVVSSNKFLTKGYASSVDVKTVDYKYYTKGETVEVNEFPVILKPVKLGSSIGVSIVKSQEELEYALDVAYEFDNAIIIEPFIPGVKEYNLAGTRINGEFKFSIIEEPQKAEFLDFDKKYLDFSRTSKAMEVDLGAELNAKVKESFKRIYNNLFEGSIIRCDFFVIDNEVYLNEINSIPGSMANYLFEDFNSLFTDLAKNLPRKKHIPITYEYVNKIHASKGK from the coding sequence ATGAAAATTGCAATAGTTTTTGGTGGAATAAGTTTTGAACATGAAATATCAATAGTTAGTTCAATTGCTATGAAAGATGTATTGAAAAATGAACTGGTATATCTTTTTTTAGATTCTTCAAGAGAATTATATCATATTCCAACAGATGTAATTAAGTCTAAACTATTTAGTTCAGGTGAATATAAAAAGTTTGATAAGGTTTATTTACAAAAGGGTGGCTTCTATAAAAAAGGTGGACTTTTATCAAAAAATAAAGCTATAGATTATGACCTTGTACTATCATTAATGCATGGAGGTGATGGTGAAGATGGTATTTTTTCATCTGTTTTAGATTTCTATGGTATTCCTTTTATAGCTCCAAGAACAGAAGCTTGTGTTGTTAGTTCAAATAAATTTTTAACTAAAGGTTATGCTTCAAGTGTTGATGTAAAAACTGTTGATTATAAATATTATACAAAAGGTGAAACAGTTGAAGTTAATGAATTTCCTGTAATTTTAAAACCAGTAAAATTAGGAAGTTCAATTGGAGTTTCAATTGTAAAATCACAAGAAGAACTAGAGTATGCTTTAGATGTTGCATATGAATTTGATAATGCAATTATAATTGAGCCTTTTATTCCTGGGGTTAAAGAGTATAATTTAGCAGGAACTAGAATAAATGGAGAATTTAAATTCTCCATTATTGAAGAGCCTCAAAAAGCGGAGTTTTTAGATTTTGATAAGAAATATTTGGATTTTTCAAGAACTTCAAAAGCAATGGAAGTTGATTTAGGTGCAGAGTTAAATGCAAAGGTAAAAGAATCATTCAAAAGAATCTATAATAATTTATTTGAAGGTTCAATTATTAGATGTGATTTTTTTGTAATTGACAATGAAGTTTACTTAAATGAAATCAACTCAATTCCTGGTTCTATGGCAAATTATTTATTTGAAGATTTTAATTCTTTATTTACAGATTTAGCTAAAAACTTACCAAGAAAAAAACATATTCCAATAACATATGAATATGTAAATAAAATCCACGCATCTAAGGGTAAATAA
- a CDS encoding alpha/beta fold hydrolase yields the protein MASKSLIVDNKKFDISYEIVNPTASKDIVFLHGWGSNKEIMKNSFGKYLNNFRHIYIDMPGFGKSSNSYDLTTNDYVKIVDEFLKLLNSSKDIIAGHSYGGKVSTLLNPKNLVLLSSAGILEEKPFDVKLKIAFAKIFNKLGLSSLTKSFRSSDVNQMSEQMYSTFKNVVNEDFSTHFSNFQNNALIFWGEKDTATSLSSGKKIASLIEKSTFISYDGDHYFFAHNAKDISERIENGIL from the coding sequence TTGGCATCAAAAAGTTTAATAGTAGATAACAAAAAATTCGATATATCTTATGAGATAGTTAATCCAACTGCTTCTAAAGATATTGTATTTTTACATGGTTGGGGTTCAAATAAAGAGATTATGAAAAACTCTTTTGGAAAATATTTAAATAATTTTAGACATATTTATATTGATATGCCAGGATTTGGAAAATCTTCAAATAGTTATGATTTAACAACTAATGATTATGTGAAAATAGTGGATGAGTTTTTAAAACTATTAAACAGTTCAAAAGATATAATTGCAGGACACTCTTATGGAGGAAAAGTTTCAACTTTATTAAATCCTAAAAATTTAGTTTTACTAAGTAGTGCTGGAATTTTAGAAGAGAAACCTTTTGATGTTAAATTAAAAATTGCATTTGCAAAGATTTTTAATAAATTAGGTCTTAGCTCTTTAACAAAATCTTTTAGAAGTAGTGATGTTAATCAAATGAGCGAACAGATGTATTCAACATTTAAAAATGTTGTAAATGAAGATTTTTCTACACATTTCTCAAATTTTCAAAATAATGCTTTAATCTTTTGGGGTGAGAAAGATACGGCTACATCTTTAAGTTCAGGTAAAAAAATTGCTTCTTTAATAGAAAAATCAACTTTTATATCTTATGATGGTGACCACTATTTCTTTGCACATAATGCAAAAGATATTTCTGAAAGAATAGAGAATGGAATACTTTAA
- a CDS encoding Mur ligase family protein — protein sequence MEYFNIFTHIVLIMALGWYLITNLQWYNYKLDRVVFKHHKWQWHITYFLAPVVLYYLIPSPYFAIYFYLIYMTSFILWNRKLDRPVVLTSRVKRFLLILLFTTFAISALCLASPECTNMFIFVPLIITYVASTILEKIFFLSFKHKGKQRLQSIVGLKTVAITASYGKTSIKNYLHHVLKNKFKTYKTPRSVNTIGGIVLDVNRDIPLDTQIYIAEAGARVKGDIEEITMYLEPEVCVLGSVGEQHIEYFKTLDNIIHTKMEILKSPKMKMGFVHESVPIKDYDTITKFPNNLHITKSTLDGLWFDVEINGQIEHFYAPILGSFNAINLTAVILVSHYLGMSIDEIKIALKTLPQVEHRLQKIEAGGKLIIDDSFNGNLEGMLEAVNICSTYEGRKVIITPGLVESTDEANILLAKAINEKFDFVIITGSLNSHLLSSNIDSEKVFILKDKSHLETTLAQKTTQGDLILFANDAPNFI from the coding sequence ATGGAATACTTTAATATATTTACGCATATTGTACTAATCATGGCTTTAGGTTGGTACTTAATTACAAACTTACAATGGTACAACTATAAACTTGATAGAGTTGTTTTTAAGCATCATAAATGGCAATGGCACATTACTTACTTTTTAGCGCCTGTTGTATTATACTATTTAATTCCTAGTCCATATTTTGCTATATACTTTTATTTGATATATATGACAAGTTTTATATTATGGAATAGAAAACTTGATAGGCCAGTTGTTTTAACTTCAAGAGTAAAAAGATTTTTATTAATACTGTTATTTACTACATTTGCAATCTCTGCTTTATGTTTAGCAAGTCCAGAGTGTACAAATATGTTTATTTTTGTTCCTTTGATTATTACATATGTTGCTTCAACTATTTTAGAAAAGATTTTTTTCCTATCTTTTAAGCATAAAGGTAAACAAAGATTACAAAGTATAGTGGGACTTAAAACAGTTGCTATTACAGCTTCATATGGAAAAACATCAATAAAAAACTATTTACACCATGTATTAAAAAATAAGTTTAAAACATATAAAACACCAAGAAGTGTGAATACTATTGGAGGTATTGTTTTAGATGTAAATAGGGATATACCTTTAGATACACAAATTTATATTGCCGAAGCAGGGGCAAGAGTCAAAGGCGATATTGAAGAGATAACTATGTATTTAGAACCTGAAGTTTGTGTTTTAGGAAGTGTTGGCGAGCAACATATAGAGTACTTTAAAACTTTAGATAATATCATTCATACAAAAATGGAAATATTAAAATCACCAAAAATGAAAATGGGATTTGTGCATGAGAGTGTTCCAATTAAAGACTATGACACTATTACAAAATTCCCAAACAATTTACATATAACTAAAAGTACGCTAGATGGATTGTGGTTTGATGTTGAGATTAATGGACAAATTGAACATTTTTATGCTCCTATTTTAGGAAGTTTTAATGCAATAAATTTAACGGCTGTTATTTTAGTTTCTCATTATTTAGGTATGAGTATTGATGAGATTAAAATTGCACTAAAAACACTTCCTCAAGTTGAACATAGACTTCAAAAAATTGAAGCTGGTGGAAAACTTATTATTGATGATAGTTTCAATGGAAATTTAGAAGGTATGCTAGAAGCTGTAAATATTTGTAGTACATATGAAGGTAGAAAAGTAATTATAACTCCAGGTTTAGTTGAATCAACTGACGAAGCAAATATTCTTTTAGCAAAAGCCATAAATGAAAAATTTGATTTTGTAATTATTACAGGAAGTTTAAATAGCCATTTATTAAGTTCAAATATTGATAGTGAAAAGGTATTTATCTTAAAAGATAAATCACATTTAGAAACAACATTGGCTCAAAAAACCACACAAGGTGATTTAATTTTATTTGCAAATGATGCACCCAATTTTATATAG
- a CDS encoding HIT family protein, which produces MEHLYAPWRYSYVSEEKIEGCVFCHISKNLDDEKLQVLFHDEFCYVVMNKFPYSPGHMMVIPHFHTDKIEELNEDTWIQMSIRVRQGVKLLKDIMPCEGVNIGMNLGKAAGAGIEQHVHYHMLPRWIGDTNFISSIAGNRVYPADFNEIFQKLKENSSKYFI; this is translated from the coding sequence ATGGAACATTTATATGCACCTTGGAGATACTCTTATGTTAGTGAAGAAAAAATAGAAGGTTGTGTTTTTTGTCATATATCAAAAAATCTTGATGATGAAAAACTTCAAGTACTTTTTCATGATGAATTTTGTTATGTGGTTATGAATAAGTTCCCTTATTCTCCTGGACATATGATGGTTATACCACATTTTCATACAGATAAAATAGAAGAGCTTAATGAAGATACTTGGATACAAATGAGCATTAGAGTTAGACAAGGGGTAAAACTATTAAAAGATATTATGCCTTGTGAAGGTGTTAATATTGGTATGAATCTAGGAAAAGCTGCAGGTGCTGGTATTGAACAACATGTTCATTATCATATGTTACCAAGATGGATTGGGGATACAAACTTTATATCATCTATTGCAGGTAACAGAGTATATCCAGCTGATTTTAATGAGATATTCCAAAAACTAAAAGAAAACTCTTCAAAATATTTTATCTAG
- a CDS encoding NAD(P)/FAD-dependent oxidoreductase has translation MNRDIIVIGAGIMGLTAAYELHKSGKKVTVIDEGNITDCTSFGNAGLLSAFDKGPLSNPGVVLDTLKLMFKGESPVILHPTLDKKIISWLWKFINSANPQRLKRTIALFEKYGQITIDKYKKMQEEDGLDFDFQHKGMLSLFTNQETYNKKIKQYSYEDETRFKILTKSEIKDYVPCSNEKAKGAILFKKNAHLDPKKVITQLKEYLENNGVEFILNEKITDIQFSEDKIEYVKSATKTYEANTYIMSTGYQTLLADKLNKELIMTPAKGYSITFNMPKEYEPLTSTLFADLFIIMSPRKDDVRLTSKLEIGSTNPAVVKKQIDSIKENFKKYTIPFEMSNEKLWAGFRPLTPNDMPLIGRDEKYKNLIYGMGLGWLGMTFGPSLAMILNDLIINDLENKDCDDILLFSGFYQGKY, from the coding sequence ATGAATAGAGATATTATAGTAATTGGTGCAGGTATTATGGGACTAACTGCAGCTTATGAATTACATAAATCTGGTAAAAAAGTTACAGTAATAGATGAAGGTAATATCACAGATTGTACTTCATTTGGAAATGCAGGTTTATTATCTGCATTTGACAAAGGTCCTTTATCAAATCCAGGAGTAGTATTAGATACTTTAAAACTAATGTTTAAAGGTGAATCACCTGTTATTCTTCATCCTACATTAGATAAAAAAATTATATCTTGGCTTTGGAAGTTTATTAATAGTGCAAATCCTCAAAGATTAAAAAGAACAATAGCGTTATTTGAAAAGTATGGACAAATTACAATTGATAAATATAAAAAGATGCAAGAAGAAGATGGCTTAGATTTTGATTTTCAACATAAAGGTATGCTCTCTTTGTTTACAAACCAAGAGACATATAATAAAAAAATAAAGCAATATAGTTATGAAGATGAAACAAGATTCAAAATACTTACTAAATCTGAAATAAAAGATTATGTTCCTTGTTCAAATGAAAAAGCTAAAGGGGCGATACTATTTAAAAAGAATGCACATTTAGATCCAAAAAAAGTTATTACACAATTAAAAGAGTATTTGGAAAATAATGGTGTTGAATTTATATTAAATGAAAAAATCACTGATATTCAATTTAGTGAAGATAAAATTGAATACGTGAAATCAGCTACAAAAACTTATGAAGCAAATACTTATATTATGTCAACAGGCTATCAAACACTTTTAGCTGATAAATTAAATAAAGAATTAATTATGACACCTGCAAAAGGTTATAGTATTACATTTAATATGCCAAAAGAGTATGAACCTTTAACATCAACATTATTTGCTGATTTATTTATAATAATGTCACCACGAAAAGATGATGTTAGACTTACTTCTAAATTAGAAATAGGTTCTACTAATCCTGCTGTTGTTAAAAAGCAAATTGATAGTATAAAAGAGAATTTTAAAAAATATACTATACCTTTTGAAATGTCAAATGAAAAACTATGGGCAGGATTTAGACCATTGACACCTAATGATATGCCCTTAATTGGTAGAGATGAAAAATACAAGAATCTAATATATGGAATGGGACTTGGTTGGCTTGGTATGACCTTTGGACCAAGTTTAGCAATGATATTAAATGATTTAATTATAAATGACTTAGAGAATAAAGATTGTGATGACATTCTTCTATTCTCTGGCTTTTATCAAGGAAAATACTAA
- a CDS encoding RidA family protein: MITRKIVNEKMSRIVEYNGTVYLAGIVSDDKELDIKIQAKRALDILEERLNEAGSSKHHILRTEIFLKDIYRDFNDFNEVWKEWIPQDDKPARSCVQANMASHNTLVELVVTAAKIQ, from the coding sequence ATGATTACAAGAAAAATTGTAAATGAAAAAATGAGTAGAATTGTTGAATATAATGGAACAGTTTATCTAGCCGGGATTGTTTCTGATGATAAAGAACTTGACATAAAAATTCAAGCTAAAAGAGCATTGGATATTTTAGAAGAAAGATTAAATGAAGCAGGTTCTAGTAAGCATCATATTTTAAGAACAGAGATATTTTTAAAAGATATTTATAGAGATTTTAATGATTTTAATGAGGTATGGAAAGAGTGGATACCTCAAGATGATAAACCAGCACGTTCATGTGTACAAGCAAATATGGCAAGTCATAATACGCTAGTAGAACTTGTTGTAACAGCAGCTAAAATTCAATAG
- the rpsJ gene encoding 30S ribosomal protein S10: protein MEKIRLKLKAYDHRVLDRSVASIVEAVKRTGADLRGPIPLPTKIRRYTVLKGPHVNKDSREQFEIRIHSRMIDIIAATPDTVDSLMKLDLAPEVDVEVRSMGQE, encoded by the coding sequence ATGGAAAAAATCAGATTAAAGCTTAAAGCTTATGATCATAGAGTTTTAGACAGAAGTGTTGCTTCAATTGTTGAAGCTGTAAAAAGAACTGGTGCTGATTTAAGAGGTCCAATCCCTCTACCAACAAAAATCAGAAGATACACAGTTTTAAAAGGTCCTCACGTAAATAAGGACTCTAGAGAGCAATTTGAAATCAGAATTCACTCAAGAATGATTGATATCATTGCTGCAACTCCAGATACTGTAGATTCATTAATGAAACTTGACTTAGCTCCTGAAGTTGATGTTGAAGTTAGATCTATGGGTCAAGAATAA
- the rplC gene encoding 50S ribosomal protein L3 — protein MEFIVQKIGMSRTVSVPSTAVTLLKVLDTKVCEVTDGVALVSYSNGKKFNKAIEGQQKKYNLSKEFNRFATLTVANTEAGDLDVSPLSEGAVLKTTFKTKGRGFQGGVKRWNFAGGRASHGHRMGRRVGSIGNCEWPGRVMPGKKMPGQYGNTNVSVKNNVVSFDAETGILVVKGSVSGANGSLGKVKVAK, from the coding sequence ATGGAATTTATAGTTCAAAAAATCGGTATGAGTAGAACAGTTTCTGTTCCAAGTACAGCTGTTACACTTTTAAAAGTTCTTGATACAAAAGTATGTGAAGTAACTGACGGTGTAGCATTAGTGTCTTACAGTAACGGTAAGAAATTCAATAAAGCAATTGAAGGTCAACAAAAAAAATATAACTTATCTAAAGAGTTTAATAGATTTGCAACATTAACTGTAGCAAATACTGAAGCTGGTGATTTAGATGTTTCACCATTAAGTGAAGGTGCTGTATTAAAAACTACTTTTAAAACTAAAGGTAGAGGTTTTCAAGGTGGGGTTAAAAGATGGAACTTCGCTGGTGGTAGAGCATCACACGGTCACAGAATGGGTAGAAGAGTAGGTTCTATTGGTAACTGTGAATGGCCAGGTAGAGTTATGCCAGGTAAGAAAATGCCAGGGCAATACGGAAATACAAATGTATCTGTAAAAAATAATGTAGTTTCATTTGACGCTGAAACTGGAATCTTAGTAGTTAAAGGTTCTGTATCTGGTGCAAATGGTTCATTAGGAAAAGTAAAGGTTGCTAAATGA